One part of the Asterias amurensis chromosome 11, ASM3211899v1 genome encodes these proteins:
- the LOC139944274 gene encoding galactose-specific lectin nattectin-like has protein sequence MRISQVLSLVIGVYCGRLLAEICPPDWHRYGESCYFIIKDTMDWYQANRTCAESRANLAIPNSQSEQDDIWELLLREPDLTSIDRLWIGCNDIEEEGNWQRCPLKGDDTNAYENWADGEPNNHRGIEDCAVQVKWKGGTWNDDRCSKLHFAVCELPVCSGGRLTPQCLLHHAMEELMGEGVGSCGKACRSHPRCHSFNLPKQAGGKMVCPWSSKGF, from the coding sequence ATGCGTATTAGTCAAGTGTTAAGTCTTGTTATTGGCGTTTACTGTGGCCGTCTATTGGCTGAAATCTGCCCTCCTGATTGGCACCGATACGGCGAGTCATGTTACTTCATTATAAAGGACACGATGGATTGGTACCAAGCAAATCGCACTTGTGCCGAGTCACGAGCAAACCTAGCCATCCCAAACTCTCAATCCGAACAGGATGACATTTGGGAACTACTCCTTAGAGAACCTGATCTGACATCAATAGACCGTCTCTGGATTGGTTGCAATGACATTGAGGAGGAAGGAAACTGGCAGCGCTGTCCATTGAAGGGTGATGATACCAACGCCTATGAGAATTGGGCGGATGGAGAGCCAAATAACCATAGAGGTATTGAAGATTGTGCGGTCCAAGTCAAGTGGAAGGGTGGTACATGGAACGATGACAGATGTAGCAAGCTCCACTTTGCCGTATGCGAGCTCCCTGTTTGCAGTGGTGGCCGCCTCACTCCTCAGTGCCTGCTACACCACGCCATGGAGGAGCTCATGGGTGAAGGCGTCGGATCATGCGGGAAGGCTTGCCGATCGCACCCCCGATGTCACTCCTTCAATCTGCCTAAACAAGCTGGAGGGAAGATGGTTTGTCCATGGAGCAGCAAGGGTTTTTAG
- the LOC139944275 gene encoding echinoidin-like encodes MRISQVLSLVIGVYCGRLLAEICPPDWHRYGESCYFIIKDKMDWYQANRTCAESRANLAIPNSQSEQDDIWELFLKEPDLTSGDNLWIGCNDIEEEGNWQHCPLKGETNAYENWVYGEPNDFGDGEDCGVQIKWRGGTWNDHDCENSHFAVCELPINSGGRLTPQCLLHHAMEEFMGEGVGSCGKACRSHPRCHSFNLPKQAGGKMVCP; translated from the coding sequence ATGCGGATTAGTCAAGTGTTAAGTCTTGTTATTGGCGTTTACTGTGGCCGTCTGTTGGCTGAAATCTGCCCTCCTGATTGGCACCGATACGGCGAGTCATGTTACTTCATTATAAAGGACAAGATGGATTGGTACCAAGCAAATCGCACTTGTGCCGAGTCACGAGCAAACCTAGCCATCCCAAACTCTCAATCCGAACAGGATGACATATGGGAACTATTCCTGAAAGAACCTGATCTGACATCAGGTGACAATCTCTGGATCGGTTGCAATGACATCGAGGAGGAGGGAAACTGGCAGCACTGTCCGTTGAAGGGTGAAACCAACGCCTATGAGAATTGGGTGTATGGAGAGCCAAATGACTTCGGAGATGGTGAAGATTGTGGTGTCCAAATCAAGTGGAGGGGTGGTACATGGAACGATCACGACTGCGAAAACTCTCACTTTGCCGTGTGCGAGCTCCCTATTAACAGTGGTGGCCGCCTCACTCCTCAGTGCCTGCTACACCACGCCATGGAGGAGTTCATGGGTGAAGGCGTCGGATCATGCGGGAAGGCTTGCCGTTCACACCCCCGATGTCACTCCTTCAATCTGCCTAAACAAGCGGGAGGGAAGATGGTTTGTCCATGA
- the LOC139944277 gene encoding snaclec bothroinsularin subunit beta-like produces MHIAQVLSLVLGVYCGRLLAEICPPDWHRYGESCYFIIKDKMDWYQANRTCAESRANLAIPNSQSEQDDIWELFLKEPDLTPDDHLWIGCNDILEEGNWQHCPLKGDDTNAYENWVYGEPNDENGGEDCGVQVKWGGGTWNDDRCSKLHFAVCELPVSSGGRLTPQCLLHHAMEEFMEEGVGSCGKACRPHPRCHSFNLPKQAGGKMVCP; encoded by the coding sequence ATGCATATAGCTCAAGTATTGAGTCTTGTTCTTGGCGTTTACTGTGGCCGTCTATTGGCTGAAATCTGCCCTCCTGATTGGCACCGATACGGCGAGTCATGTTACTTCATTATAAAGGACAAGATGGATTGGTACCAAGCAAATCGCACTTGTGCCGAGTCACGAGCAAACCTAGCCATCCCAAACTCTCAATCCGAACAGGATGACATATGGGAACTATTCCTGAAAGAACCTGATCTGACACCAGATGACCATCTTTGGATCGGTTGCAATGACATATTGGAGGAGGGAAACTGGCAGCACTGTCCGTTAAAGGGTGATGATACCAACGCCTATGAGAATTGGGTGTATGGAGAGCCAAATGACGAGAATGGTGGTGAAGATTGTGGGGTCCAAGTCAAGTGGGGTGGTGGTACATGGAACGATGACAGATGTAGCAAGCTCCACTTTGCCGTGTGCGAGCTCCCTGTTAGCAGTGGTGGCCGCCTCACTCCTCAGTGCCTGCTACACCACGCCATGGAGGAGTTCATGGAGGAAGGCGTCGGATCATGCGGGAAGGCTTGCCGACCACACCCCCGATGCCACTCCTTCAATCTGCCTAAACAAGCTGGAGGGAAGATGGTTTGTCCATGA